A genome region from Tenrec ecaudatus isolate mTenEca1 chromosome 13, mTenEca1.hap1, whole genome shotgun sequence includes the following:
- the IDH1 gene encoding isocitrate dehydrogenase [NADP] cytoplasmic: MSQKIRGGSVVEMQGDEMTRIIWELIKEKLIFPYVELDLHSYDLGIENRDATNDQVTKDAAEAIKKYNVGVKCATITPDEKRVEEFKLKQMWKSPNGTIRNILGGTVFREAIICRNIPRLVTGWVKPIIIGRHAYGDQYRATDFVVPGPGKIEMTYTPSDGTQQVTYLVHNFEDDGGVAMGMYNQDKSIKDFAHSSFQMALRKGWPLYLSTKNTILKKYDGRFKDIFQEIYDKQYKSQFEAQKIWYEHRLIDDMVAQAMKSEGGFIWACKNYDGDVQSDSVAQGYGSLGMMTSVLICPDGKTVEAEAAHGTVTRHYRMYQKGQETSTNPIASIFAWTRGLAHRAQLDDNKELSFFAKALEDVCVETIEAGFMTKDLAACIKGLPNVQRSDYLNTFEFMDKLGENLQLKLAQAKL; encoded by the exons ctatgACCTCGGCATAGAGAACCGTGATGCCACCAACGACCAGGTTACCAAGGATGCTGCAGAGGCGATAAAGAAATACAATGTTGGCGTCAAGTGTGCTACCATCACCCCCGATGAGAAGCGGGTTGAGGAGTTCAAGTTGAAACAAATGTGGAAGTCGCCAAATGGCACCATCAGAAATATCCTGGGAGGCACTGTCTTCAGAGAAGCGATCATCTGCAGAAACATCCCCCGCCTGGTGACTGGGTGGGTAAAACCCATCATCATCGGCCGCCATGCTTATGGAGACCAG TACAGAGCAACTGATTTTGTTGTCCCTGGGCCTGGGAAAATAGAGATGACCTACACGCCAAGTGACGGGACCCAGCAGGTGACGTACCTGGTACATAATTTTGAAG ACGATGGTGGTGTTGCCATGGGGATGTACAATCAAGATAAGTCCATCAAAGACTTTGCACATAGTTCTTTCCAGATGGCTCTGAGGAAGGGTTGGCCTTTGTACTTGAGCACCAAAAACACTATTCTGAAGAAGTATGATGGACGTTTTAAAGACATCTTTCAGGAGATATATGACAA GCAGTACAAATCCCAATTTGAAGCCCAAAAGATCTGGTATGAACATAGGCTCATTGATGACATGGTGGCCCAAGCTATGAAGTCAGAGGGCGGCTTCATCTGGGCCTGTAAGAACTATGATGGTGATGTGCAGTCCGACTCCGTGGCCCAAG GTTACGGCTCCCTTGGGATGATGACTAGCGTGCTGATATGTCCAGATGGCAAGACAGTAGAAGCAGAGGCTGCTCATGGGACTGTCACACGCCACTACCGCATGTACCAGAAAGGACAGGAGACCTCCACCAATCCCATTG CTTCCATTTTCGCCTGGACCAGAGGGCTCGCGCACAGAGCTCAGCTCGATGACAACAAGGAGCTCAGCTTCTTTGCAAAGGCTCTCGAAGACGTGTGTGTGGAGACCATTGAGGCTGGCTTCATGACCAAGGACCTGGCTGCTTGCATAAAAGGCTTGCCCAA tGTGCAGCGGTCTGACTACTTGAATACCTTTGAGTTCATGGACAAACTCGGAGAAAACTTGCAGCTAAAACTGGCGCAGGCCAAACTTTAA